The genomic interval ATTCAACCCCGCTACAGCGGATTGCGGGTATAGGGCACCGCTACCTCCCCGTCTAGCACGGTAATGTTTATTATAACACAAGTATAGAAAAAACGAAAGAAGCAATAATTACCAATTACAAATCGCTTTCCTTGCTTGCGGCTTTGTATGACAAATAGGTGAGAAACTTTCTCCATCCGGCGTCCAATATGCTTTTGGCCAGATGGTAGTTATGGATTATTAAGTGTCATGGCGGAGGCGGAGGGATTTGAACCCCCGCGACGCGTGAACGCCCTAGCTGATTTCGAATCAGCCCCCTTCAGCCTCTTGGGTACGCCTCCCGATTTTAAAGATATACGGTGACAAAGAATATAGTATCATATAAATTCACCAGGATTCAAGTGCAATTAGATGGAAACAATTTTGACACAAATTTGTGACTAAATTGTGAAATGTATCACAAAATCATTGTGATTTGATTCACTTAGTATTATCATTGTATCTGTAAGTGACGTACTGAGGACCCCTTTAAAAATTATCTCTCCATCTTTCTTCCCCCAGCCAGAAGGCTGGGTTTTTTTTGCCGCATAAAGTCTTTATTTACACACGTTCTCTCCGCAGTAAATAGTTAGTTTTAATAAAGACACTTATGGAATAAAAATATACGAATAGTGCTTAGAAATCTGTTCATTGATCACGTAGATTAAATTTATTAGATTTGTTTACGCGCAATTTCTTAAAAAATTCGGTCAAGAGAATACTGCACTCTTCCTGTTTCACATCGGAAATAATCTCTGTCTGGTGATTAAAGGGTTTATATTGCAAAAGGTTTAATAAAGTACCAGCACAGCCTGCCTTTGGGTCAGAGGTTCCATAAACCACTCGAGGAATCCTTGATTGAACAATAGCTCCGGCACACATTGGACAAGGCTCCAGTGTTACAAACAAGGTGCAATTTAACAATCGCCACCCGCCTATGACTTGACTGGCTTCTCTAATGGCAATCATCTCGGCATGAGCGGTTGGATCTTTTGTGGTTTCACGCAAATTATGTCCCCTCCCAACAACCTTCCCATCACACACGATAACTGCACCTATGGGTACTTCCCCTATTTCTTCTGCTTTTTTAGCTTCTTTAATTGCCTCATCCATAAATCGATGAAATTCATTGGGTAGATTTATATTCTCCAACTTTCATCTCTCCTAATATTTTTACATACATTATACTGCTCCTTCTTTCCTTATTTGACACAAATTTAATGATAATATAACTCGAAGGCTGTCCTTAGTGAATTCTTTGATAAGAAAAATACATTTTCATATCCATTTGTGACCTGTTGGGTCATGTATGTTTAGTTCCGTTTATATAATGTGTATTCCAAAGTATTAATTGAAAAAACCCTCTAAGGGATCTTTAATCCACTTGAGGGTTCTTTTTTATGTATATCCGGATGGTGGGCCCGAGAGGATTCGAACCTCCGGCACACGGTTTAGGAAACCGTTGCTCTATCCACCTGAGCTACGGGCCCAAAAAAATGGCGGAGAGGGTGGGATTCGAACCCACGGAGGAGTTGCCCCCTCGCTGGTTTTCAAGACCAGAGCCTTAAACCACTCGACCACCTCTCCATGGTGCCACGAAAGATATGATAACATAGGATAATAGTTAAAATCAAGAGTAATAAATTGGTAATGAGGAGGCAACGATTTATGTGTGTGTTATTTTTCTATTTTTTCCACTCTCATATATGGACGTAACACATCAGGAATGACCACACTTCCGTCAGCTTGTTGATAATTTTCCAAGATGGCTGCCATCGTTCGGCCAATTGCTAAACCAGAACCATTTAATGTATGGACAAATTCTGGTTTTCCTTTTGCCTCACGTCGGAATCTAATATTTGCCCTTCTTGCCTGGAAATCTTCAAAATTGCTGCAAGAAGAAATTTCCCGGTACGTATTATAGCTTGGAATCCACACTTCTATATCATATTTTTTTGCCGCTGTAAAACCTAAGTCCCCAGTACACATACTCATGACTCTGTAGGGCAATTTAAGAAGCTGAAGAACCTTTTCTGCCTGATTTACCAATGTTTCCAATTCACGATAAGAATCTTCTGGTTTAACAAGCTTGACCAGTTCCACTTTGTTAAATTGATGCTGCCGGATAAGTCCCCGGGTATCCCTTCCCGCCGAACCAGCCTCAGAGCGGAAACAAGCGCTATAGGCCACATAATATTTAGGAAGATCACCTACATCTAATATTTCGTCCCGATGATAATTTGTAACAGGAACCTCTGCAGTAGGAATCAAAAAGTAATCATGATTTTCGGCTAATTTAAAAGCATCTTCCTCAAATTTGGGGAGTTGACCGGTTCCTGTCATGCTTTGCCGATTTACAATATAGGGCGGCAACATTTCAGTATACCCGTGTTCCTCCACATGAAGATCTAACATGAAATTGATCAAAGCCCGTTCAAGTCTTGCTCCCAGCCCTTTATAGAAAACAAATCGGCTTCCTGTTACCTTCCCTGCAGCTTCAAAATCAAGAATCCCGAGATTAGAGGCAACTTCCCAATGGGGTTTCTGCTCGAAATCAGAATGAACAATCTCCCCCCAAAATCTAACAGGCACATTATCATCCTCTGTTAATCCTACCGGTACAGATGGATGAGGAATATTCGGGATAGCCAGTAAGATATTCTGGAACTGATCTTCGATCTTACGCAGCTCCTCATCCATATCTTTTATTTTATCTGATACAACCTTCATTTCTGCAATCAGGCTATCCGCATTCTCTTTATTTTTCTTCAGTTTTGCAATTTCCTGGGATACTGTGTTTCTCTGGTTCTTTAATTGCTCTGTTTCCTGGAGAAGTGTTCTCCTTCTGGCATCCAGTTCTATAAAACGGTCAATCTCATTTACCGCTTCTCCTCTATTTTTCATGGCCTTTTTTACTTCTTCCGCTTCCATTCTTAAACGCTTTACATCTAACATGGAAAAAACCTCCTAATCTTTCTCTTATCTGTGCTACACTATAAAAACTTGGCTTTTCGCCGAGTGCTTATTAACGAAAGCCCTAGTTTTTCTTATACTTTATTCCTTGAAAGTGGTTGATCTTTCTTAAATGTATAAAGAAAACTCGCCGATTGACGAACCCCTGGGCGAAGACAGAGGCTTAGTTGCCCTTATGGGACATAAGAACGTATAAATAATTTAAACATTCTTATTAACCAAAGAAAAACTCTCACCCCTGGTAAGGGACGAGAGTTACCCGCGTTGCCACCCTAGTTGGTTGTTTTCACAACCCACTCAAAAGATAACGGATTATCCGTGCCAATTTTACTCCAGTTGGCCTCTCGGGAATGGATTCTTCAGATGGCTAAAACGGTTTGCACCAACCACCGCCTCTCTATATTAGACCAATCTAAATACTATTTTCCCTCATTGATTGTTTAATATTTTTTTATAGGATTCTACCATATGCAAGAAATATTCATGCATCCGTCTATCTTCCGTTAGTTCAGGATGAAAGGATGCCCCAAGCAAATGACCTTCTTGCACAGCCACAATTTCTCCCTTGTGTTTTGCAAGAATTTTCACGTTGGTCCCAACCTCTTTGATTAATGGAGCCCGTATAAAAACGGCCCTAAAATCATTGGCCACACCGGGCATCGGAAGGTTTACTTCAAAACTCTCTCTCTGTCTACCAAAGGCATTTCTTTCAACTGTGATATCCATTAAGCCCAAGTGATTCCAATCCTGACCTGCTATCTTCTTGGCAATGATAATCAACCCGGCACAAGTACCGAAAATCGGTTTTTCCTCCCGATGAAATTGTTGCAATGGCTCATAAAAATCATATTGATGAATCAACTTGCCAATGGTGGTGCTTTCTCCTCCTGGTATAATAAGCCCATCCATTTCCTGCAACCGTTCAGGCCTTTTAATTGCATAAGATTCAGCACCTAATTGCGCAATCATATTTAAATGCTCAGCAACCGCACCTTGCAGGGCTAAAACCCCTATTTTCATCTTGCTTTCCCCCTACCATCCTCTTTCTGCCATACGTTCGGTTTGCTGTAAGGTGGAAATTTCAATTCCCTTCATGGCTGTTCCAAGATTCTTAGAAAGCTGTCCGATTAACGCGTAATCTTCAAAATGGGTTGTTGCTTCTACAATGGCTTTGGCAAACTTTTCAGGATTCTCCGATTTAAAAATTCCAGAACCAACAAAAACACCATCGGCACCCAAATGCATCATAAGAGCCGCATCAGCAGGGGTAGCTACTCCCCCCGCTGCAAAATTAACCACAGGCAGCTTTTTATGTTCATGAACATAAAGGAGTAGCTCATAGGGCGCCCCTAAATTTTTGGCTTCAGCCATCAATTCATCCCTTGACATATTGGCAACTTTTCGAATTTGACTCATCACGGTTCTCATATGGCGAACCGCCTCCACAATATTTCCTGTTCCAGGCTCACCTTTTGTGCGGATCATCGATGCCCCTTCACCAATTCTCCTTAAAGCCTCTCCAAGATCCCTTGCCCCGCAAACAAATGGAACAGTAAATTCTTTTTTATTAATATGATAAAGGTCATCTGCCGGTGTAAGCACTTCACTCTCATCAATATAATCCACACCAAGCGCTTCCAATACCCTGGCTTCCACAAAATGACCTATTCTTGCTTTTGCCATTACCGGTATGGATACAGCATTCATCACTTCTTCTATAATGGTGGGATCAGCCATCCGAGCAACTCCTCCAGCGGCACGGATATCTGCCGGAACCCTTTCTAAAGCCATCACAGCAACTGCTCCTGCTGCTTCAGCGATTTTTGCCTGCTCTGCATTTACAACGTCCATAATGACGCCGCCTTTTTGCATTTCTGCCATTCCGCGTTTAACCCGATCAGTACCTACTTCAACCATTTTCTTGTATCCTCCTACTATACTTTATGTCTGATATATAATTAAACACATTTTACAGTAAGGTATTTAAAAAGACAACCATTCAGATGAAATTATACCTGTTTATCATTCTTTGGCCAATTTCTTAAAAATTTGCGGAACATAAAGAACCCACCAATCAAAATCAAAACTACAATCGTGGCTGGTACAAGGATAACAGCCCATTGCATAGCCAAAGACATGGTATTCATGGTCATCACCACCTGTATTATGATCCCCCATCAGGCAAAGATAAAGTTAGCCCGATATACTTTCAACTATACCTGAGAAAATTCCCTCAGTAAAATCCTTGATCGCTCGAAAGAAAAGACGAATCCAACTTGCCCTTTCCACATTCTCTTTTGCTACCAATTCAACCTTATTCAACTGTTCATCTAATGGAGTTAAAAAACTGGTTTTTCCTTCTCCAGAGTATGTGAAGCGTATTTCTCCCAAAACATCTCCCTTTTGAATGGGAGCAGTCAATTTCGATTGATCAAAATTTACTTCCGGTTGATAAAGTTCTTTTTCTCCCTTTTTTACTAATACCATTAGAGGAGATTTGGTTTCAACTTCAACCGATAATTTTTTTCCCTTATTTACAGGGGCGACTTCATTTCCTGAAATTTGACTTCCGGAGGGAACCATTTCTACCAATTCAAAATTATTAAACCCATAATTGAGGAGCTTTTTTGTTTCTTCAAAACGGGTATCTATCGTTTCGGCTCCGGTAATGACACTGATTAATCTTAACCCTCCTCTTTGAGCAGTAGCAGTAAAATTGTATCCCGCTTCAGCCGTATACCCGGTCTTTAATCCGTCGGCTCCTTCATAGGTATACTTCAACCCTGGAAGTAGCCAGTTCCAGTTAATCATATCAATGGCTTCTCTCTCACCTTCCCGGAACCATTTCCTAGGTATTGATGAAATAGATAGGACTTCAGGATAATCCGTAATTAATCTTCTGGCCAAAATGGCAGCGTCCTTTGCCGACATATAATGTTTACCTTCAATATTTGGTTTAAAATCCCCCAACTCATCAACGGGAAAGCCAGTGCTTGTAAGAAAATGGGTGTTGTCCATACCAAATTCTTTCGCCTTTTCATTCATCATTCGCACAAAGTTTTCTTCCGTTCCAGCAATATACTCTGCTAACATGACGGTTGCGTCATTGGCTGAATATATGGCCATGGCCTCATATAATTCTCTAACGGTTCTCTTTTCTCCCAAATTAAGAAACACACCGGAAGAGTCCTTTTTGCTGGCGATAAAAAAACCATAATCAGAGGTTGTCACTGGATCATCCCATGTAATTTTTCCCT from Microaerobacter geothermalis carries:
- a CDS encoding D-alanyl-D-alanine carboxypeptidase family protein, translating into MDLRRKISFIFVFVLSVVLSSLFPNQTLAAEDGQLNLNVKSAILIDAKTGKILYKKNENLPLPPASMTKMMTEYLVMESLSKGKITWDDPVTTSDYGFFIASKKDSSGVFLNLGEKRTVRELYEAMAIYSANDATVMLAEYIAGTEENFVRMMNEKAKEFGMDNTHFLTSTGFPVDELGDFKPNIEGKHYMSAKDAAILARRLITDYPEVLSISSIPRKWFREGEREAIDMINWNWLLPGLKYTYEGADGLKTGYTAEAGYNFTATAQRGGLRLISVITGAETIDTRFEETKKLLNYGFNNFELVEMVPSGSQISGNEVAPVNKGKKLSVEVETKSPLMVLVKKGEKELYQPEVNFDQSKLTAPIQKGDVLGEIRFTYSGEGKTSFLTPLDEQLNKVELVAKENVERASWIRLFFRAIKDFTEGIFSGIVESISG
- a CDS encoding DUF2621 family protein, whose amino-acid sequence is MNTMSLAMQWAVILVPATIVVLILIGGFFMFRKFLRNWPKNDKQV
- the pdxS gene encoding pyridoxal 5'-phosphate synthase lyase subunit PdxS, giving the protein MVEVGTDRVKRGMAEMQKGGVIMDVVNAEQAKIAEAAGAVAVMALERVPADIRAAGGVARMADPTIIEEVMNAVSIPVMAKARIGHFVEARVLEALGVDYIDESEVLTPADDLYHINKKEFTVPFVCGARDLGEALRRIGEGASMIRTKGEPGTGNIVEAVRHMRTVMSQIRKVANMSRDELMAEAKNLGAPYELLLYVHEHKKLPVVNFAAGGVATPADAALMMHLGADGVFVGSGIFKSENPEKFAKAIVEATTHFEDYALIGQLSKNLGTAMKGIEISTLQQTERMAERGW
- the tadA gene encoding tRNA adenosine(34) deaminase TadA, whose product is MDEAIKEAKKAEEIGEVPIGAVIVCDGKVVGRGHNLRETTKDPTAHAEMIAIREASQVIGGWRLLNCTLFVTLEPCPMCAGAIVQSRIPRVVYGTSDPKAGCAGTLLNLLQYKPFNHQTEIISDVKQEECSILLTEFFKKLRVNKSNKFNLRDQ
- the serS gene encoding serine--tRNA ligase, whose protein sequence is MLDVKRLRMEAEEVKKAMKNRGEAVNEIDRFIELDARRRTLLQETEQLKNQRNTVSQEIAKLKKNKENADSLIAEMKVVSDKIKDMDEELRKIEDQFQNILLAIPNIPHPSVPVGLTEDDNVPVRFWGEIVHSDFEQKPHWEVASNLGILDFEAAGKVTGSRFVFYKGLGARLERALINFMLDLHVEEHGYTEMLPPYIVNRQSMTGTGQLPKFEEDAFKLAENHDYFLIPTAEVPVTNYHRDEILDVGDLPKYYVAYSACFRSEAGSAGRDTRGLIRQHQFNKVELVKLVKPEDSYRELETLVNQAEKVLQLLKLPYRVMSMCTGDLGFTAAKKYDIEVWIPSYNTYREISSCSNFEDFQARRANIRFRREAKGKPEFVHTLNGSGLAIGRTMAAILENYQQADGSVVIPDVLRPYMRVEKIEK
- the pdxT gene encoding pyridoxal 5'-phosphate synthase glutaminase subunit PdxT; translation: MKIGVLALQGAVAEHLNMIAQLGAESYAIKRPERLQEMDGLIIPGGESTTIGKLIHQYDFYEPLQQFHREEKPIFGTCAGLIIIAKKIAGQDWNHLGLMDITVERNAFGRQRESFEVNLPMPGVANDFRAVFIRAPLIKEVGTNVKILAKHKGEIVAVQEGHLLGASFHPELTEDRRMHEYFLHMVESYKKILNNQ